In a single window of the Halobacteriovorax sp. DA5 genome:
- a CDS encoding LysR family transcriptional regulator produces the protein MNIDYISIPTLRVFIEVYETMNMSQTAKNLAMTQPGVSQHIKSLEGLLQISLFDRINKKVLPTEQAHRLYTECRQILENLESALADVSAKKNVLKGTLHIGMPIEFGNNRLIPIIAEWLKLHPEVSLQINYDHAARQSQLLLNGGLDFAITDSFNFPKQIATRNLSSERLILCCSKEYASSHGLSENTKFKKADELDFIAYLEGSPVITSWFKYHLNKNFNKHPKAQLMDVQGVLRLTLAGVGISVLPLHVIERSDNKSKLMLFKGTKDHMINELNLAFLNARKLGPVASSLFEFLTENI, from the coding sequence ATGAACATAGACTATATTTCTATTCCTACACTGCGTGTTTTCATCGAAGTTTATGAGACAATGAATATGTCTCAAACAGCAAAAAATCTTGCGATGACCCAACCTGGGGTGTCTCAGCACATCAAATCCCTTGAGGGACTACTGCAAATCTCCCTTTTTGATCGTATCAATAAGAAGGTCTTACCAACGGAGCAGGCCCACAGGCTCTATACGGAGTGTCGCCAAATTCTTGAGAATCTTGAGAGCGCCCTCGCAGACGTTTCGGCCAAAAAGAATGTTTTAAAAGGTACTTTACATATTGGGATGCCAATTGAATTTGGTAATAATAGACTTATTCCAATCATTGCTGAATGGCTTAAATTGCATCCTGAAGTCTCCTTGCAAATTAACTATGACCACGCCGCTAGACAAAGCCAGCTTCTTTTAAATGGTGGCCTAGACTTTGCAATCACAGATAGTTTCAACTTTCCAAAACAAATTGCGACACGAAACCTATCAAGTGAAAGACTTATTCTTTGCTGCTCAAAAGAGTATGCGAGCTCTCATGGCCTAAGCGAGAATACGAAATTTAAAAAGGCCGATGAATTAGACTTTATTGCTTACCTAGAAGGCTCACCTGTTATCACAAGCTGGTTTAAATACCACCTTAATAAGAACTTTAATAAACATCCAAAAGCGCAATTAATGGACGTTCAAGGTGTTCTGCGCCTAACTCTTGCGGGAGTAGGAATTTCTGTTCTTCCCCTACACGTTATTGAACGCTCAGATAATAAATCAAAGCTCATGCTCTTTAAGGGAACAAAAGATCACATGATTAACGAGCTAAACCTTGCCTTTTTAAATGCTAGAAAATTAGGGCCAGTGGCCTCAAGTTTGTTTGAATTCTTAACGGAGAATATTTAG
- a CDS encoding rhomboid family intramembrane serine protease, whose protein sequence is MQNIYLPPLTKVNKYLIGIIVASFLISAVFAQFLNISLVNTLGLNVSALKAGLIYKLFTYPFVNTGLFNVVFTGLLFWFLGSDLEMRWGAKRYLQYLVIAALVNAFAYTIFALFMGGATINYPFHGMAFLSSAMCVSYACIYPDRIFQFFMIIPVKAKYFCLILAGMNVYQGFFTPGGAQAFANIASMIFGAVFVLGFRALGHYVRSQGSRIATKQGGKSTSKKKKSHLRLVDDEERPNPDEPRFWQ, encoded by the coding sequence ATGCAAAATATTTATCTGCCGCCATTAACAAAGGTAAACAAGTATCTCATCGGGATCATTGTCGCATCCTTTCTTATAAGCGCAGTCTTTGCACAATTTCTTAATATCTCATTAGTTAATACTTTAGGGCTCAACGTTTCAGCGCTAAAGGCCGGTCTCATTTATAAGTTATTTACATATCCTTTTGTGAATACTGGTCTTTTTAATGTTGTCTTTACAGGGCTTCTATTTTGGTTTCTTGGAAGTGATCTTGAGATGCGTTGGGGAGCAAAGAGGTACCTACAGTATCTTGTGATTGCTGCTCTTGTTAACGCTTTTGCATACACTATTTTTGCACTCTTTATGGGTGGTGCAACGATAAATTATCCATTTCATGGAATGGCATTCTTATCATCAGCAATGTGTGTGAGTTACGCCTGTATTTACCCTGATCGTATTTTTCAATTCTTTATGATCATTCCGGTAAAGGCCAAGTACTTCTGTTTAATCCTTGCGGGGATGAATGTGTACCAAGGCTTTTTCACTCCAGGTGGTGCACAGGCCTTTGCAAATATTGCTTCTATGATTTTCGGTGCTGTATTTGTTTTAGGTTTTAGGGCCCTAGGTCATTACGTACGCTCTCAAGGCTCTCGTATTGCAACTAAGCAAGGTGGGAAATCGACAAGCAAGAAAAAGAAAAGTCACCTAAGATTAGTTGATGATGAGGAGCGTCCAAATCCAGATGAACCAAGGTTTTGGCAATAA